The following nucleotide sequence is from uncultured Roseateles sp..
CAAGCGGGTCCCGCCCCGGTGCAAAGCCGCTTTGACGCCGACACCGAGAACTGGCGCGTCGTCAATCTGCTGAATCTCGCCTCCCCCAGCCAGGCCACCAGCTTCGAGGCCGGCACGCAGCGCATCAGCACCAATGATGTGTTCAGCTGGACGGTGTTTGCCGCACCGGCCAAGTTCCTGGGCAACCAGTCCGCCTTTCTCGGTGGCAGCTTGAGCTTCGAGCTCAGCGACAGCCTCAAGGACGCCACCGCCGACATCTTCCCGACCCTGGTGCTGCAGTCGGGCGCCAATCTGCTGGCCTGGTTCGGCGGCGCTCCCGGCACCACCCTGACCTCGTATTCCGCCGTGCTGACGGCCTCCCCGGCCTGGCAGAAGATCATCGGTTACGAGATCACCGGTCTGCCGATACTGGCTGCCGCCAGCCATGCCGACCTGAGCAATGTGCTGGGCGCGCTGCAGGGCATCTACATCAATGCCGACTGGAAGACCGCCGGCAACGACCATGCCGAGCTCGATAACGTCAACCTTGTCGGCGTGGTGCCCGAGCCCTCGACCTGGCTGATGCTGCTGGCTGGCTTGGCCGCCGTGGCCATCGCAAGGCGCAAGCGCTGAAGGCTCACACCGGCACGGCCGTCGTGTTCTTGACGCGGTCCAGCACAAAGCTGGTCTTGCAGTCCTGCACGCTGGGGTGACGCAGCAGGGTGTCGGTGATGAAGCGCGAGTAATGCGCCATGTCCTCGACCACCACGCGCAGGATGTAGTCCATCTCGCCGGTCAGCGCCGCGCACTCCACCACCTCGGGCCAGGTCTGCACCGCCGCACGGAACAGGTCCATCGGGTTGCGCTTGTGGCTTTCTGTGTTCTTCTCGAGCCGAACATTGATGTAGGCGGTCAGACCCAGGCCCACGCGTTCGGGCGGCACCAGGGCCACATAGGCCGAGATGGCCCCGGACTCCTCAAGCCGCCGCACCCGGCGCAACACGGCCGAGGCCGAGAGGTTGACCTGTGCCGCCAGGGCGTCAAAAGTCACTCTGCCATCGACTTGCAAAGCCCTGAGGATGCGTCTATCAATCGTATCGAGCTGGATAGCTTTGTCCATGCCGCAATTCTTGCAGGATTCCTGCGTGGCGACGCACATTCGCACATGATTTGGCTTCAATCCTGCGCCGCTGAGCGCCTACAGTCTTGAGCCATCTCAAGCGCTTTTGCATCTCTTTCCTTACCGGAGCACCAACATGGCATTCACCCCCTGGGACAACCCGATGGGCACCGACGGTTTCGAGTTCATCGAGTACGCGGCCCCCAATCCCGCCGCCCTCGGGCATTTGTTCGAGACCATGGGTTTCACCGCCGTGGCCAAGCACCGCCACAAGAACGTCACGCTCTACCGTCAGGGCGAGATCAACTTCATCATCAACGCCGAGCCCGACTCGTTCGCGCAGCGCTTTGCCCGCACGCATGGCCCGTCCATCTGCGCGATTGCCTTCCGCGTCAAGGATGCCGCCTTTGCCTACAAGCGTGCACTGGAACTGGGCGCCTGGGGCTTCGACAACAAGACCGGCCCGATGGAGTTGAACATCCCGGCGATCAAGGGCATTGGCGACTCGTTGATCTACTTTGTCGATCGCTGGCAAGGTAAGAACGGCGCCGCAGCCGGTGAGATCGGCAATATCAGCATCTATGACGTCGACTTCGTGCCCATGCTGGACGCCAGCGGCCAGCCGGTGAAGGCCAACCCGGCCGGTCACGGCCTGGGCTACATCGACCACCTGACGCACAACGTCTACCGCGGACGCATGAAGGAATGGGCGGAGTTCTACGAGGGCCTGTTCAACTTCAAGGAAGTGCGCTATTTCGACATCGAGGGCAAGCTGACCGGGCTAAAGAGCAAGGCCATGACCAGCCCCTGCGGCAAGATCCGCATCCCGATCAACGAGAGCAGCGATGACAAGAGCCAGATCGCCGAGTACCTGCACCTGTATCACGGCGAAGGCATCCAGCACGTGGCGCTGGGCACCAACAACATCTATGGCTCGGTGGAAGGCATGAAGTCCACCGGCGTGATCTTCCAGGACACGATAGAAACCTACTTCGATCTGGTCGACAAGCGCCTGCCCAACCATGGCGAGAACATTGCCGAACTTCGGCGCCTGCGCATACTGATCGACGGCGCCACCCACCAGGGCGCGCCGCACGAGCTGCTGCTGCAGATCTTCACCAAGGAAGTGATAGGCCCAATCTTCTTCGAGCTGATCCAACGCAAGGGCAATGAAGGCTTCGGCGAGGGTAACTTCAAGGCCCTGTTCGAGAGCATAGAGCTGGACCAGATACGCCGCGGTGTGCTGAGCGACACACCTTCCGCCTGAGCGTCACAACAAGCTCACTGGCGGGCGCAGGCACTGCATCAGGTCGTCAAACACCTGCGCTTCGTACAGCAGACCGATATGGCCGGTGGCCGGCAGATGAATAGGCTGCGCGCCGGCCAAAGCCGCCGAACTGGCGGGGCAGACGATGTTGTCGGTGTGGCTGTAGTAGCAGCGCATCAGCGCCCGCATCGCGGCAGACTCCTGCGCCGCGAGTTCCTGGAGCCAGTGGCTGCCCAGGCGCATCTGCCCGGCATTGCGGGCCGCCGAGAAGCGAGCCATGAAGGTGCCCGCATGCGGTGTGCCCAGAGTCAACACCTGGTGCACCCGGGTGTCGTGCCCATGCGCCCGCCACCAGGCGCGTATCGCCAGGCCACCCATGCTGTGACCCACCAGCACCGGCGCGCAGCCGGTGCGGCGCTCCAGCTCCTGAACAGCCGCCTCGAGTGCGGCTGCGTAGCGGTCTATCGATCCGAACGCCGGCTCCAGCGTCAGCGCAATGACGGGCACATCGGCGCCGCGCAGCCGCACCAGCCAGTCATTCCACAACCCGCGATTGCAGAAGAAGCCATGCACCAGCAGCACGCCGCGCCGGCCTGCGGCGTCGGCGGGCCAATGATCTGGCTCCCGCCGTGAGGCAAAGGGCTGCTGCCAGCCGAACACCTGCGAGCAGGCGCGGGACTCGATCCACCAGGCGCGCAGATGCTGGCGCAGGCCAGCCGCAGGGGCTGGGTCGTGGCGGTTGATGGCCGGCAGCATCAAGAACTCCAGCGCCAGTATCAACACATGACCCCACAGCACGGCGGCCGCCACCATCGCGGCGCCGATGGGGTGGCCCTGCTGCCAGAGCCAGCCGCCCAGACCCAGGGCAAGGCCCCAGCGCAGCAACACGATCAACTTCTGTAAATGCGCATTCATCAGAGCCCGCGGCCGGAGTTGCCAAGGCCTTGATGGTACGGTGCCGCCCTGCGCCGCGCCGGGCACCGCGGCAGAATGCAAACGTGTCGCAGCCCAAGCCCGAATGAATTCTTCCCTCACCCCAGCCCAACAAACAGCCCAAAGCATTCTGCAGCACCTGCAGACGGTGGAGCAGGAGCGCCAGCGGCGCCTTGGCGACGCCCAGCTCAATCGCACCGTGGCGGCGGTCAAGGCCTATCAACGCCAGCGCTTTGCCGTCACCTATGCCGATCTGCTGGCCAGCACCCGCTATCAGGGCGCGGCGCGCTTCTTTCTCGATGAGCTGTACGGCCCGCAGGACTTCAGCCAGCGCGACGCGCAGTTTGCGCGGGTTGTGCCGGCGTTGGCGCGGATCTTCCCTAAAGATGTGTTGCACACGGTGCTGACCTTGGCCGAGCTGCACGCACTGTCCGAACAGCTCGATACGCAGATGGCCGAGCATCTGGCAGCGCTCGCTGCCGGCGAAACGTTGAAAGCCGAGCACTATGCCGCAGCCTGGCGCGCCACCGGCCAGCCACTGGCGCGCGAGCGCCAGATCGCCCTGACCGCCGAGTTGGGTATGGCGCTCGATGAGTACACCGCGAAGCCGTTGCTGCGCCATGCGCTGCGCATGATGCGCGGGCCGGCCGCGGCGGCGGGGCTGTCCAGCCTGCAGCATTTTCTCGAGGCCGGATTCGACACTTTCAAGGCGATGCGAGGCTCGCAGGAGTTCATGCGCATCATCGGTGAACGGGAACGCAGCCTGGCCAGCGCCCTGTTTGCCGGCTGTCCCTGAGGCGACAGGGTCCTAGTGCAATTACCGTAGCCGCGGCCGGGTGCTACAAGGGACTATCAACGACCGTCAGTGTCCTGGAGTGCATGTGCAAAAACCCTGGTTGAACAGTTACCCCGCGGGCGTGCCCGCCGAGCTCACCGGGCCGGGCTACAACTCCCTGGTCGAGCTGCTGGAGGAGGCCTTCCGCAAGTACGCAGCCCGGGACGCTGCCGCCTGCATGGACAAGCGCCTGAGCTTCGGCCAGATCGACGAAATGTCGCAGGCGCTCGGCGCCTGGCTACAGTCCAAGGGTCTGCCCAAGGGCGCGCGCGTCGCGCTGATGATGCCCAATGTGCTGCAGTACATGGTGGCCATTGCCGCCGTGCTGCGCGCCGGCTATGTGGTGGTTAACGTCAACCCGCTCTACACCGCGCGGGAACTGCAGCATCAGCTTAAAGATTCGGGCGCCGAGGCCATCATCGTGCTCGAGAACTTTGCCAGTACCTTGGAGGAAGTCATCCAGCAGACGTCGGTGCGCCATGTGGTGGTGGCCTCGTTGGGTGATCTGCTGGGTTTCTGGAAGGGCACACTGGTGAATTTCGTCGTGCGCCATCTGCGCAAGATGGTGCCCGAGTACCGGCTGCCCATCGGCGACGGCTATCACGTCACCCGCTTCAATATGGCGTTGGCGGAGGGCACGACGATGACACTACGTCGGGTGCAGATCGGTCCCGATGACGTCGCCTTTTTGCAGTACACCGGCGGCACAACCGGCGTTTCCAAGGGCGCGACCCTGCTGCACCGCAATGTCATCGCCAACATCCTGCAGGCCGAGGCCTGGTTCAAGCCGATGCTGGACAAGCTGGGTGGCCGTGCACTGACCACCGTTTGCGCCCTGCCGCTGTATCACATCTTCGCGCTGACGGCCTGCTATATGCTCGGCGCGCGTCTGGGCATGATGTGCCTGCTGATCACCAACCCACGCGATATTCCGGGCTTCGTTGCCACGCTGCGCAACTACAAGGTTAATCTGTTCCCAGCGGTAAACACTCTTTTCAATGCGCTGGCCAATGATGCGGAGTTCGCTCGCCTGGACTTCAGCGGCCTGGTGATTTCCAACGGCGGGGGCATGGCCGTGCAGCAATCGACCGCCGAGAAGTGGCTGAAAATCACAGGCTGCCCGGTGGTGGAAGGTTACGGCCTATCGGAAACGGCACCCGTGGCCACGATCAACCGCTTGGATATCCATGACTTCAACGGCAGCATCGGTCTGCCGGTGCCTGGCACCGACATAGCCATCCGTGACGATGACGGCCACGATGTGGCGTTGGGCGAGCGGGGCGAGATCTGCATCCGCGGCCCTCAGGTCATGGCCGGCTACTGGAACCGCCCCGATGAGACCGCTCTGGTGATGACGGCAGATGGCTTCTTCAAGTCCGGCGACATCGGCGTGATGGATGAGCAGGGCTATGTGCGCATCGTCGACCGCAAGAAAGACATGATTCTGGTGTCGGGCTTCAATGTCTATCCGAACGAGATCGAGCAGGTCGTCAGCCTGCACCCTGGCGTGCTGGAGTGCGCCGCCATCGGCGTGGCAGACGAGCGTTCCGGCGAGGCGGTCAAGCTCTTCGTGGTCAAGCAGGACCCGGCCCTCAGCGAGGAAGACGTCGCCGAGTACTGCAAGCAAAGCTTCACCGCGTACAAGCGCCCCAAGTACATCGAGTTCCGTGACGAGCTGCCCAAGAGCAATGTCGGCAAGATACTGCGGCGCGAGCTGCGCTCCTCGTGACTCCGGATCTCGATCTGATCGTTCTGCAACGGGGCTGGTTGTCGT
It contains:
- a CDS encoding PEP-CTERM sorting domain-containing protein, producing MTFSHVFKTAAAASLLIAATVAQAGPAPVQSRFDADTENWRVVNLLNLASPSQATSFEAGTQRISTNDVFSWTVFAAPAKFLGNQSAFLGGSLSFELSDSLKDATADIFPTLVLQSGANLLAWFGGAPGTTLTSYSAVLTASPAWQKIIGYEITGLPILAAASHADLSNVLGALQGIYINADWKTAGNDHAELDNVNLVGVVPEPSTWLMLLAGLAAVAIARRKR
- a CDS encoding Lrp/AsnC family transcriptional regulator → MDKAIQLDTIDRRILRALQVDGRVTFDALAAQVNLSASAVLRRVRRLEESGAISAYVALVPPERVGLGLTAYINVRLEKNTESHKRNPMDLFRAAVQTWPEVVECAALTGEMDYILRVVVEDMAHYSRFITDTLLRHPSVQDCKTSFVLDRVKNTTAVPV
- the hppD gene encoding 4-hydroxyphenylpyruvate dioxygenase, whose translation is MAFTPWDNPMGTDGFEFIEYAAPNPAALGHLFETMGFTAVAKHRHKNVTLYRQGEINFIINAEPDSFAQRFARTHGPSICAIAFRVKDAAFAYKRALELGAWGFDNKTGPMELNIPAIKGIGDSLIYFVDRWQGKNGAAAGEIGNISIYDVDFVPMLDASGQPVKANPAGHGLGYIDHLTHNVYRGRMKEWAEFYEGLFNFKEVRYFDIEGKLTGLKSKAMTSPCGKIRIPINESSDDKSQIAEYLHLYHGEGIQHVALGTNNIYGSVEGMKSTGVIFQDTIETYFDLVDKRLPNHGENIAELRRLRILIDGATHQGAPHELLLQIFTKEVIGPIFFELIQRKGNEGFGEGNFKALFESIELDQIRRGVLSDTPSA
- a CDS encoding alpha/beta fold hydrolase, with translation MLLRWGLALGLGGWLWQQGHPIGAAMVAAAVLWGHVLILALEFLMLPAINRHDPAPAAGLRQHLRAWWIESRACSQVFGWQQPFASRREPDHWPADAAGRRGVLLVHGFFCNRGLWNDWLVRLRGADVPVIALTLEPAFGSIDRYAAALEAAVQELERRTGCAPVLVGHSMGGLAIRAWWRAHGHDTRVHQVLTLGTPHAGTFMARFSAARNAGQMRLGSHWLQELAAQESAAMRALMRCYYSHTDNIVCPASSAALAGAQPIHLPATGHIGLLYEAQVFDDLMQCLRPPVSLL
- a CDS encoding long-chain-fatty-acid--CoA ligase, with amino-acid sequence MQKPWLNSYPAGVPAELTGPGYNSLVELLEEAFRKYAARDAAACMDKRLSFGQIDEMSQALGAWLQSKGLPKGARVALMMPNVLQYMVAIAAVLRAGYVVVNVNPLYTARELQHQLKDSGAEAIIVLENFASTLEEVIQQTSVRHVVVASLGDLLGFWKGTLVNFVVRHLRKMVPEYRLPIGDGYHVTRFNMALAEGTTMTLRRVQIGPDDVAFLQYTGGTTGVSKGATLLHRNVIANILQAEAWFKPMLDKLGGRALTTVCALPLYHIFALTACYMLGARLGMMCLLITNPRDIPGFVATLRNYKVNLFPAVNTLFNALANDAEFARLDFSGLVISNGGGMAVQQSTAEKWLKITGCPVVEGYGLSETAPVATINRLDIHDFNGSIGLPVPGTDIAIRDDDGHDVALGERGEICIRGPQVMAGYWNRPDETALVMTADGFFKSGDIGVMDEQGYVRIVDRKKDMILVSGFNVYPNEIEQVVSLHPGVLECAAIGVADERSGEAVKLFVVKQDPALSEEDVAEYCKQSFTAYKRPKYIEFRDELPKSNVGKILRRELRSS